In Niallia sp. FSL W8-0635, one genomic interval encodes:
- the rhaM gene encoding L-rhamnose mutarotase has product MKKHTRLASVMRVYKDRYDEYEKRHNELWPEMKETLKAHGVHRYSIFLDVESGQLFAYLEVDDVETWDKVSETEICKKWWDYMEPLMETNPDNSPVSKQLQSVFYLE; this is encoded by the coding sequence ATGAAAAAACATACTAGATTGGCAAGTGTTATGCGTGTATATAAGGATCGATATGATGAATATGAGAAGAGGCATAATGAGCTTTGGCCAGAAATGAAGGAGACTTTAAAGGCTCATGGCGTGCATCGCTATTCCATTTTTTTAGATGTAGAATCTGGACAATTATTTGCTTATTTAGAAGTAGACGATGTAGAAACATGGGATAAGGTTTCAGAAACGGAAATTTGTAAGAAGTGGTGGGACTATATGGAGCCATTAATGGAGACAAATCCAGACAACAGTCCTGTTTCTAAGCAGCTACAAAGTGTTTTTTATCTTGAATAG
- a CDS encoding MFS transporter produces the protein MATAVKKNSKKATITVAMSNYLEAGSIVAGAGGLTLWMEYLHLDDFKLGLLGALSANGFGSAIGALIGGILVDKYGRKFIYKYDLLVYMLGVLLITFSFNFPMLLIGYVITGIAVGAAIPAAWTYIAEEAPDKERAARIGYGQLAWSVGPAISLLLSVLLAPLGLLGSRIIFAQLFVIALVTWIMQQQINESAIWEEEKQKEKDQIQKGEKIANPIKELFSIKANRQAIVLLIGIYVFWNLVAGVMGYFMPYIYETVGGLTAAHANLLQAFLWILTVASTYFVFIKLGDKVNRKLLYTIGAVLGIIAWLVLSLGSMGMFELFTFVILWGVAAGFGAQAFYGLWSSELFHTKYRAKAQGFLFATARVSVGLISLVVPLMITTLGFKISGLIMIGFLLIAAIVGFIMAPETRGKSLKEIEKERYTA, from the coding sequence ATGGCAACTGCTGTGAAAAAAAATAGTAAAAAGGCTACGATTACAGTAGCTATGTCCAATTATCTAGAAGCAGGCTCTATTGTTGCTGGTGCAGGTGGATTGACTCTTTGGATGGAATATTTGCATTTAGATGATTTTAAGCTTGGTTTACTGGGCGCGTTAAGTGCAAATGGGTTTGGATCCGCAATTGGTGCTTTAATTGGTGGTATTTTAGTGGACAAATATGGAAGGAAATTCATCTATAAATATGATCTTCTCGTTTACATGCTTGGGGTTTTATTAATTACTTTCTCTTTCAATTTTCCAATGCTGCTAATTGGTTATGTTATTACAGGGATTGCAGTAGGTGCAGCTATTCCGGCTGCTTGGACATATATTGCAGAAGAAGCACCTGATAAGGAGCGAGCGGCTAGAATAGGCTATGGTCAATTAGCTTGGTCTGTAGGACCAGCAATCTCGCTATTATTATCTGTTTTATTAGCTCCTTTAGGGTTATTAGGAAGTAGAATCATATTTGCGCAATTATTTGTAATCGCTTTAGTAACTTGGATTATGCAGCAACAGATTAATGAATCAGCAATCTGGGAGGAAGAAAAACAGAAGGAAAAGGATCAGATACAAAAAGGGGAGAAAATTGCCAATCCAATTAAAGAACTTTTCTCCATTAAAGCGAATCGTCAAGCAATCGTTCTTTTAATAGGAATCTATGTGTTCTGGAATTTAGTTGCAGGTGTAATGGGTTACTTTATGCCATATATTTATGAAACAGTGGGTGGTTTAACAGCAGCACATGCTAATTTATTACAAGCATTCTTATGGATATTAACAGTTGCATCTACTTACTTTGTTTTTATTAAACTAGGTGATAAGGTAAATCGGAAATTGCTTTATACAATTGGTGCTGTCCTTGGAATTATTGCTTGGTTAGTATTATCTTTAGGTTCAATGGGAATGTTTGAATTATTCACATTCGTTATTCTATGGGGTGTTGCAGCTGGCTTTGGTGCACAGGCATTTTACGGATTATGGTCAAGTGAACTATTCCATACGAAGTATAGAGCGAAAGCACAAGGCTTCTTATTTGCAACAGCACGTGTTTCCGTGGGATTAATTTCCTTAGTAGTGCCATTAATGATTACTACATTAGGATTTAAGATTTCAGGCTTAATTATGATAGGTTTCTTATTAATTGCAGCAATTGTCGGGTTCATAATGGCTCCTGAAACAAGAGGCAAATCATTAAAAGAAATTGAAAAAGAGCGCTATACTGCATAA
- a CDS encoding STAS domain-containing protein, whose amino-acid sequence MKDELAYIGNKIIKNKNILAENTNTLLSQFLQQQTTNISLPYPEEAMLEWNAKLFYILAEALKDNKDADGIQNWSKETGEAFVSNHIPLQSALRSLSIYRNVIWDVFTEELEQKSFAPITMLDVGKIIDPILDEISAYIGHIYEEHNTKIMKLAYTALEELSVPVVPIAKETAIIPLIGEIDTQRSQLILEVALQESSNLKIEYLILDISGVPIVDTMVADNLFKVVHALDLIGVKSIVSGIRPEIAQTIISLGIDFSKITTCANLHTALASIGLKRVVE is encoded by the coding sequence TTGAAGGATGAATTAGCTTATATAGGAAACAAAATCATAAAAAACAAGAACATCCTTGCTGAAAATACGAATACCTTGCTATCTCAATTTTTACAACAGCAAACAACTAATATATCCCTTCCTTATCCTGAAGAAGCTATGCTTGAATGGAATGCCAAACTTTTTTATATTTTAGCTGAAGCATTAAAGGATAATAAAGATGCAGATGGGATACAGAATTGGTCTAAGGAAACTGGAGAAGCGTTTGTAAGCAACCATATCCCTTTACAATCTGCACTTCGCTCCCTATCCATTTATCGAAATGTTATTTGGGACGTATTCACAGAAGAATTAGAACAAAAGTCTTTTGCACCAATTACCATGTTGGATGTAGGGAAGATTATTGATCCAATTCTCGATGAAATTAGTGCATATATTGGGCATATATATGAAGAACATAATACGAAGATAATGAAGCTAGCATATACCGCTTTAGAAGAATTATCTGTACCTGTTGTTCCCATTGCGAAAGAAACAGCGATTATCCCTCTTATCGGAGAAATTGATACACAGCGCTCTCAATTGATTTTAGAGGTGGCATTACAGGAATCCTCCAATTTAAAAATCGAGTATCTAATTTTAGACATCTCTGGCGTACCAATTGTCGATACAATGGTTGCAGATAATTTATTTAAAGTCGTTCACGCATTAGATTTGATTGGAGTTAAATCCATTGTCTCTGGTATTAGACCAGAAATTGCTCAAACGATTATTTCTTTAGGAATCGACTTTAGCAAGATTACCACATGTGCAAATTTACATACTGCTTTAGCTAGCATTGGATTGAAGAGAGTAGTAGAATGA
- a CDS encoding GntR family transcriptional regulator: MAHTTKYNMVKEEITDWITNGKVQPGEKIYSENELGKMFGVSRHTVRQAIGDLVHEGWLYREQGAGTFVSHQHIHPSQATTHSHQPIKRTKNIGVIMTHISDYIFPSIIKGMESYLTNQGYSLTFACTDNDIKKEKQCLQTMLNRNIDGLIIEPTKTNTFNPNIKLYLELEQNKIPYLMINQFYSQLSPPHLVVDDEQGGFISTEHLIKLGHKKIIGLFKSDDLQGTNRMKGFIQAFKAYSIPFFPEMLITYSDENQADYPLDRLAEAFETVNRPTAIICYNDQLAIQVIQFLRTLHISIPEDISIIGYDDSLLTETSEVKLTSVSHPKMEMGIEAAKWIVNAVEEKGTLPPSYVYKPKLVLRNSTAPCPNT; the protein is encoded by the coding sequence GTGGCACATACAACAAAATACAATATGGTGAAAGAAGAAATTACGGACTGGATTACTAACGGTAAAGTACAACCTGGAGAAAAAATATATTCAGAAAATGAATTAGGAAAAATGTTCGGTGTAAGTCGCCATACAGTTCGTCAAGCTATAGGCGATTTAGTTCATGAAGGTTGGCTATATAGAGAACAAGGTGCTGGCACATTTGTCTCTCATCAACACATTCATCCTTCTCAAGCAACAACACATTCCCATCAGCCAATAAAAAGAACAAAAAATATTGGCGTTATCATGACACATATATCAGACTATATTTTTCCATCCATCATCAAAGGAATGGAATCTTATTTAACCAATCAAGGCTATTCTCTCACATTCGCTTGTACGGACAATGATATAAAAAAAGAAAAACAATGTCTTCAGACAATGCTAAATAGAAATATAGATGGATTAATTATTGAGCCGACTAAAACCAATACCTTTAATCCAAACATAAAGCTTTATTTAGAGTTGGAGCAGAATAAAATTCCCTATTTAATGATTAATCAATTTTATTCACAACTCTCCCCCCCTCATCTAGTGGTGGATGATGAACAAGGTGGTTTTATTTCTACCGAACATTTAATTAAACTAGGGCATAAAAAAATCATCGGATTATTTAAATCAGATGATTTACAAGGAACGAATCGGATGAAGGGATTCATACAAGCTTTCAAAGCATACTCCATTCCATTTTTTCCAGAAATGCTGATTACTTATTCAGATGAAAACCAAGCAGATTATCCGCTAGATCGATTAGCGGAAGCATTCGAAACAGTTAATAGACCAACTGCTATTATTTGCTATAATGACCAACTTGCTATTCAAGTAATTCAGTTTCTTCGCACTTTACACATATCCATTCCAGAAGATATCTCTATTATTGGCTATGATGATTCCCTATTAACGGAAACATCGGAGGTCAAATTAACTTCTGTGTCCCATCCCAAAATGGAGATGGGCATTGAAGCAGCTAAATGGATTGTTAATGCAGTGGAAGAGAAAGGAACTTTACCTCCATCCTATGTATATAAACCAAAGCTGGTCTTAAGAAATTCTACAGCACCTTGTCCGAATACTTAA
- the treC gene encoding alpha,alpha-phosphotrehalase, with protein MEQAWWQKAVVYQIYPKSFQDTTGNGVGDIQGIIKRLDYLKELGVDVLWLTPIYASPQKDNGYDISDYYSIHHEYGKMEDFDQLLDEAHQKGIKIIMDIVVNHTSTEHEWFKQAASSKDNPYRDFYIWKDGKEDGSEPTNWQSKFGGNAWQYDEKTGQYYLHLFDVTQADLNWENEKLRDEVYKMMKFWFEKGVDGFRLDVINLISKNQNFPDDDGSVAPGDGRKFYTDGPRVHEFIHEMNQEVFSKYNSMTVGEMSSTTLEHCIKYTKPERNELSMTFNFHHLKVDYPNGEKWKIGEMDFHALKQILSKWQVGMNEGGGWNALFWCNHDQPRIVSRYGNDGEYHKESAKMLATTIHMMQGTPYIYQGEEFGMTDPKFTSIDQYRDVESLNMYNILQASGKPEDEILEVLRRKSRDNSRTPVQWNGEKNAGFTEGTPWIETAENYKELNAENALKDKDSVFYHYQKLINLRKEYDIVTDGDYELLAPDDDKIFAYLRSTDKEKLFVINNFYEEEAVFTVPKHVDTTGLASTTILSNYPDSASYGETIKLRPYESVVYYMK; from the coding sequence ATGGAACAAGCATGGTGGCAAAAGGCAGTAGTATATCAAATTTATCCGAAGAGTTTTCAAGATACAACAGGAAACGGAGTAGGGGATATCCAAGGAATTATTAAAAGATTAGACTATTTAAAGGAATTAGGGGTAGATGTACTGTGGTTAACGCCTATTTACGCTTCCCCACAAAAAGATAATGGCTATGATATTAGCGATTATTATTCTATTCATCATGAATATGGAAAAATGGAAGATTTTGATCAGCTATTAGATGAAGCTCATCAAAAAGGAATAAAAATTATTATGGATATTGTAGTTAACCATACCTCTACGGAGCATGAATGGTTTAAACAGGCGGCATCTTCGAAAGATAATCCATATCGTGATTTTTACATTTGGAAAGATGGAAAAGAAGACGGAAGTGAGCCAACAAATTGGCAGTCTAAATTCGGTGGGAATGCGTGGCAATATGATGAAAAAACCGGTCAATATTATTTGCATCTATTTGATGTAACCCAAGCTGATTTAAACTGGGAGAATGAGAAACTTCGTGATGAAGTCTATAAAATGATGAAATTCTGGTTTGAAAAAGGAGTAGATGGTTTCCGTCTCGACGTAATAAACTTGATTTCTAAAAATCAAAACTTTCCAGATGATGATGGTTCAGTAGCTCCTGGTGATGGAAGAAAGTTTTATACAGATGGCCCACGTGTGCATGAATTTATTCATGAGATGAATCAAGAAGTATTTTCAAAATATAATAGTATGACTGTTGGAGAAATGTCTTCCACAACTTTAGAGCATTGTATTAAATATACTAAGCCTGAACGAAATGAATTAAGCATGACTTTTAATTTCCACCATTTAAAGGTTGATTACCCAAACGGCGAAAAGTGGAAAATTGGGGAAATGGATTTCCATGCTTTAAAACAAATTTTATCTAAATGGCAAGTTGGTATGAATGAAGGTGGAGGATGGAATGCACTATTCTGGTGTAACCATGATCAGCCTCGAATTGTATCTCGTTATGGAAATGATGGAGAGTATCATAAGGAATCTGCTAAGATGCTTGCAACGACAATTCATATGATGCAAGGAACGCCTTATATTTACCAGGGTGAGGAATTTGGTATGACCGATCCTAAATTTACTTCCATTGATCAGTACCGTGATGTTGAATCCTTGAATATGTATAATATTTTACAAGCAAGCGGGAAGCCAGAAGATGAAATCTTAGAAGTTCTACGAAGAAAATCTCGTGATAATTCTCGTACACCAGTACAATGGAATGGAGAAAAAAATGCAGGATTTACAGAGGGAACTCCATGGATAGAAACAGCGGAAAATTATAAAGAGCTGAATGCAGAAAATGCCTTAAAGGATAAAGATTCTGTTTTCTATCACTATCAAAAGTTAATTAACCTTCGTAAAGAATACGATATTGTGACAGATGGAGATTATGAGTTACTTGCTCCTGATGATGATAAAATATTTGCTTACTTACGCAGTACAGATAAAGAAAAGCTATTCGTAATAAATAATTTTTACGAGGAAGAAGCGGTATTTACTGTACCAAAGCATGTTGATACTACAGGATTAGCAAGTACAACTATTCTTTCTAACTATCCAGATTCTGCTTCATATGGAGAGACTATTAAGTTAAGACCATATGAGTCCGTTGTTTATTATATGAAGTAA
- a CDS encoding PTS sugar transporter subunit IIA gives MFKNLFKKNKEEKTATSQNYIQPLQGKLLNISEVPDPVFSQKMMGDGIAIDPSNGVLVAPADGQIMNIFPTKHALSMTDNNGKEILIHVGLDTVTLKGEGFTTFVKDGDKVKQGQKLMEIDFDAIKSKVPSIITPMVFTNLGESEKVVIEGNEIKIG, from the coding sequence TTGTTTAAAAATCTATTTAAAAAGAATAAAGAAGAAAAAACGGCTACAAGTCAAAATTATATTCAGCCTTTACAAGGAAAGTTATTAAATATTAGTGAAGTGCCGGATCCTGTATTTTCACAAAAAATGATGGGCGATGGTATTGCAATAGACCCTTCGAATGGGGTGTTAGTTGCTCCTGCAGATGGACAAATTATGAATATATTCCCTACAAAACATGCATTAAGTATGACAGACAATAATGGTAAAGAAATCTTAATCCATGTCGGATTAGATACCGTTACTTTAAAAGGGGAAGGTTTTACTACTTTTGTAAAGGATGGAGATAAAGTAAAACAAGGGCAAAAATTAATGGAAATTGACTTTGATGCAATTAAATCAAAGGTACCTTCTATTATTACTCCAATGGTATTTACGAACCTAGGAGAAAGTGAAAAAGTAGTAATAGAAGGCAACGAAATTAAAATAGGGTAA
- a CDS encoding ABC transporter permease, giving the protein MWGLKKYIKPYWKFMLLAPLFMIGEVFFDLLQPKLAAHIVNFGVVERNFQVIEHVGLVMVLVAFLSLVTGVSCNLFASRVSQNFGADIREELLKKIQTFSFENMDKFQSGSLITRMTNDVIQIQNLMQVMLQGLVRAPSLLIGSVIMALLINVKLGLILFGTLLILIMVLVILIKFASPLFSKVQEKLDAVNTSIQENLAGIRVVKAFVRLIMRQKGFERLIGIIQKSP; this is encoded by the coding sequence ATGTGGGGATTAAAAAAATATATAAAGCCTTACTGGAAATTTATGCTGCTTGCTCCCTTGTTTATGATAGGAGAGGTATTTTTTGATTTACTTCAGCCAAAGCTAGCTGCGCATATTGTCAATTTTGGAGTTGTAGAACGTAATTTTCAAGTCATTGAGCATGTAGGATTAGTAATGGTATTAGTTGCATTTCTTTCCTTAGTAACTGGCGTAAGTTGTAACCTTTTTGCTAGTCGTGTCTCTCAAAATTTTGGTGCAGATATTAGGGAGGAGCTCTTAAAAAAAATTCAAACCTTTTCGTTTGAAAACATGGATAAATTCCAGTCAGGCTCGTTGATTACTCGAATGACAAATGATGTCATCCAAATACAAAACTTGATGCAAGTTATGCTACAGGGACTGGTTCGAGCACCGAGTTTATTGATTGGTAGTGTAATAATGGCTTTGTTAATAAATGTAAAACTCGGTCTCATTTTATTTGGAACACTCCTAATTTTAATAATGGTTCTTGTTATTCTAATAAAATTTGCTTCTCCACTATTTTCGAAGGTTCAGGAAAAATTAGATGCTGTAAATACTAGCATTCAAGAGAATTTGGCAGGAATTCGGGTGGTAAAGGCATTTGTTAGGTTGATTATGAGACAAAAAGGTTTCGAAAGATTAATAGGGATTATACAGAAATCTCCATAA
- a CDS encoding ABC transporter ATP-binding protein encodes MKAARFIAINSPIVTLIMNICLVTILLYGGNMVLMNTVPVGDLVAFINYVVQVLASLLMVSGVLMNITQANVSAKRIQEVLTMKEAMNDKQEVLQSDISASNVAFNHVLFSYNDSTNAKDVVLKDIHFKAKRGETVAIIGSTGAGKTTLVQLLPRLYEVTGGSIEIDGKDIRNLPLLELRKKIGIILQETILFTGTIKENIAFGKAEVTQEEIEDAAKIAQAHEFISKLPNGYDTLVGQKGVNLSGGQKQRISIARAILIHAPILILDDSTSALDVATEKKLRAAIEFLSKQTITFMVAQRISSVIDADKILVMEDGSIVGKGTHKELLATCEVYQDIYQSQFGKRELSYEQQTLS; translated from the coding sequence ATAAAAGCCGCTCGTTTTATAGCGATAAATTCACCAATTGTTACATTAATCATGAATATTTGTTTAGTTACCATCCTTTTATATGGAGGGAATATGGTATTAATGAATACTGTTCCAGTGGGGGATTTAGTTGCTTTTATAAACTATGTGGTTCAAGTACTTGCTTCCTTACTTATGGTAAGTGGAGTGCTTATGAATATTACACAAGCAAATGTATCTGCTAAAAGAATTCAAGAAGTATTAACAATGAAAGAAGCGATGAATGATAAACAGGAAGTTCTTCAATCTGATATATCTGCTTCCAATGTCGCATTTAATCATGTTTTGTTCTCCTATAATGACTCAACAAATGCAAAAGATGTTGTATTAAAGGATATTCATTTTAAGGCTAAACGTGGAGAAACTGTTGCTATAATTGGTTCTACTGGTGCAGGGAAAACAACGCTTGTTCAGTTGCTTCCTAGGTTATATGAAGTTACAGGTGGCTCTATTGAAATAGATGGAAAAGACATAAGAAATCTGCCTTTATTAGAGTTGCGTAAAAAAATAGGAATAATTTTGCAAGAAACGATTTTGTTTACAGGTACAATTAAAGAAAATATTGCTTTTGGTAAAGCTGAAGTAACACAAGAAGAAATAGAAGACGCAGCAAAAATAGCGCAGGCCCATGAATTTATTTCGAAATTACCAAATGGATATGATACATTAGTCGGTCAAAAAGGAGTAAATTTATCTGGAGGGCAAAAACAAAGGATTTCCATTGCTAGAGCAATTTTGATTCATGCCCCGATTTTAATATTGGATGATAGTACTAGTGCATTAGATGTAGCAACAGAGAAAAAATTACGTGCAGCAATAGAATTTCTATCTAAACAGACCATCACATTTATGGTTGCACAGCGAATTTCTTCTGTTATTGATGCGGATAAGATTCTTGTTATGGAAGATGGGTCTATTGTTGGCAAAGGAACCCATAAGGAATTGTTAGCAACTTGTGAGGTTTATCAAGATATTTATCAATCGCAATTTGGGAAAAGGGAGTTGTCGTATGAGCAGCAAACACTCTCATAA
- a CDS encoding ABC transporter ATP-binding protein: protein MSSKHSHKNTVNMSQMGFQQRGPRPGEVPKVRSKNAKGTVLKIWDYLKKQRKALIIVVISTILTSICALLGPFFIGKTIDGFLLVHKSTGIIKMVLLLLTVYVFGAVFTWIQQYIASSLSQLTVQAMRQDLFEKFQHLPIPFFDQRTHGELMSRTTNDITNVSNTLNQTIIQLISSVFMLVGSVIMMLTLSVWMTLITMLTIPTIIFITKKITKYTRQFFSEQQKLLGEVNGFVQENIAGLKVIKVFGREEKTLEEFQEKNEKLRSISVKAQSLSGSMGPIMNSMRNLSFVIIAVFGGIFAYHDVITIGIIVSFLHYSNQFSQPINQLANQYNMLQSAIAGAERVFEIMEIDSELDKDSEQAPMKKWKGEVVFENVHFSYEENVPVLKNVSLHVSPGQMIALVGPTGSGKTTIIQLLTRFYEVDSGKILIDGKEIQHMDKRTIREQIGFVLQDPYIFSGTIRDNIRYGRLNATDEEIEEAARLAHADLFIRKLPDGYNTYLSGDGSKLSHGQRQLLTIARAVLANPSILILDEATSSVDTRTELHIQEAMKYLMKGRTSFVIAHRLSTIREADIILVINDGEIVEKGTHDELLVQKGFYANLYKTQLPEQHIS, encoded by the coding sequence ATGAGCAGCAAACACTCTCATAAAAACACTGTCAATATGTCACAAATGGGCTTTCAGCAAAGGGGCCCCAGACCTGGAGAAGTTCCAAAAGTAAGATCAAAGAATGCAAAAGGTACTGTTCTGAAAATATGGGACTACTTAAAAAAGCAACGAAAGGCGTTAATAATAGTTGTAATTAGTACCATTTTAACTTCTATTTGCGCACTTTTAGGTCCATTTTTTATTGGGAAAACCATTGATGGTTTTCTTCTGGTACATAAATCAACTGGAATTATTAAGATGGTCCTTCTATTACTAACAGTCTATGTGTTTGGAGCTGTTTTTACATGGATCCAGCAATATATAGCTTCTAGTTTATCTCAATTAACGGTGCAAGCAATGCGGCAGGATTTATTTGAGAAATTTCAGCATTTACCGATACCGTTTTTTGATCAGCGGACACATGGAGAATTAATGAGTCGTACAACAAATGATATTACAAATGTCTCTAATACACTCAATCAGACTATTATTCAATTGATATCAAGTGTCTTTATGTTGGTTGGTAGTGTAATAATGATGTTAACTCTAAGTGTTTGGATGACATTGATAACTATGTTAACAATTCCAACAATTATTTTTATTACGAAGAAAATAACAAAGTACACGCGCCAGTTTTTTTCAGAACAGCAAAAATTACTTGGGGAAGTAAATGGATTTGTACAAGAGAATATTGCTGGCCTGAAAGTCATTAAGGTATTTGGCAGAGAGGAAAAAACGTTAGAAGAATTTCAGGAAAAAAATGAAAAACTCCGCTCTATTAGTGTGAAAGCACAAAGTCTATCAGGATCAATGGGACCAATCATGAATTCCATGCGTAACTTAAGCTTTGTTATTATCGCTGTATTTGGAGGTATATTTGCATACCATGATGTCATTACAATTGGTATTATTGTAAGTTTTCTTCATTATTCGAATCAGTTTAGTCAACCAATCAATCAATTGGCGAATCAATATAATATGTTGCAATCTGCCATTGCAGGAGCAGAAAGAGTATTTGAAATCATGGAGATAGATTCGGAATTAGATAAAGACTCTGAACAAGCTCCAATGAAAAAATGGAAGGGAGAAGTCGTTTTTGAAAATGTGCATTTTTCATATGAGGAAAATGTTCCCGTGCTAAAAAATGTTTCCCTTCATGTGTCTCCTGGTCAAATGATTGCATTGGTCGGTCCAACAGGTTCAGGTAAAACGACGATTATTCAATTGTTAACAAGATTTTACGAAGTGGATTCAGGAAAAATATTAATTGATGGTAAAGAGATTCAGCATATGGATAAACGAACAATAAGAGAGCAAATTGGCTTTGTTTTACAGGATCCTTATATTTTTTCAGGAACCATTCGTGATAATATTCGATATGGACGATTAAATGCAACGGATGAAGAAATCGAAGAAGCTGCTAGGCTTGCCCATGCTGATTTGTTTATTCGAAAATTACCAGATGGATATAATACGTACTTAAGTGGTGATGGAAGCAAGCTAAGTCACGGACAAAGGCAGCTGTTAACGATTGCTAGAGCCGTTTTAGCGAATCCATCTATTCTTATCCTTGATGAAGCAACTAGCAGTGTTGATACAAGAACCGAGTTGCATATTCAAGAGGCGATGAAGTACCTAATGAAGGGACGAACGAGCTTTGTTATTGCCCATCGCTTAAGCACGATAAGAGAAGCTGATATCATTCTTGTCATTAATGATGGCGAAATTGTAGAAAAAGGCACACATGACGAATTACTGGTACAAAAAGGTTTTTACGCAAATCTATATAAAACGCAATTGCCAGAACAACATATTAGTTAA
- a CDS encoding sugar phosphate nucleotidyltransferase produces MKVVILCGGKGMRMRGLTENIPKALADVNGKPILWHIMKHYSEYGHQEFILPLGYKGDQIKDYFVNLAWRKNNLKIDLLNNQYDILEKTEPWNITCIDTGQDTMTGARIKQLEEFIEDDIFLLTYGDGLSDIDLDKLIAFHKEKGKTVTLTGIKKNNQYGVLDIENGIANGFSEKPMLNDWINGGFFVCNKDFFHYLSAQPDCVLEEEPLRKLIEDRELAVYLHEGTWISIDTPKDLEDARKLWKHK; encoded by the coding sequence ATGAAAGTTGTTATTTTATGTGGGGGCAAAGGAATGAGAATGAGAGGCTTAACAGAGAACATACCAAAAGCCTTAGCTGATGTTAATGGAAAACCGATATTATGGCATATTATGAAGCATTATAGTGAATATGGACATCAGGAATTTATTCTGCCATTGGGATATAAGGGAGATCAAATAAAGGATTATTTTGTAAATTTAGCTTGGAGAAAAAATAATCTCAAAATAGATTTATTAAACAACCAATATGACATTCTCGAAAAAACAGAGCCTTGGAATATTACATGTATTGATACAGGGCAAGATACGATGACAGGAGCGAGAATTAAACAGTTAGAAGAATTTATTGAGGATGATATCTTTCTATTAACATATGGAGATGGCTTGTCTGACATAGATTTAGATAAACTAATTGCCTTCCATAAAGAGAAAGGTAAAACAGTTACACTTACTGGAATTAAAAAAAATAATCAATATGGAGTACTCGATATTGAAAATGGAATCGCAAATGGCTTTTCAGAAAAGCCAATGTTAAATGATTGGATCAATGGGGGATTTTTTGTTTGCAATAAAGATTTCTTTCACTATTTATCGGCACAGCCGGATTGTGTGCTAGAGGAAGAGCCTTTAAGAAAGCTAATTGAAGATAGAGAACTGGCTGTCTATTTACATGAAGGAACATGGATATCTATTGATACGCCAAAGGATTTAGAAGACGCTAGGAAGTTATGGAAACATAAATAA